From Alosa sapidissima isolate fAloSap1 chromosome 2, fAloSap1.pri, whole genome shotgun sequence, one genomic window encodes:
- the LOC121694264 gene encoding NAD(P)H dehydrogenase [quinone] 1-like, with the protein MGKNVLIVYAHQSTGSFNAAAKDAAVELLTAQDCNVVVSDLYAMKFKAPTTQDDITGQLKSSEHFRYGEETMLAWQENRLSADIIEEHKKVTDSDLIIFQFPMYWFSMPAIMKGWIDRVFTQGFAFTSEKRYSQGIFKGKRAMLSFTTGSHESMFSSNGINGDMNVTLWPIQNGILYYCGFSVLAPQIFWAPPHIPSEARSTMLENWRQRLQGLMTESPLTFAPSDSFDTGSGFQLKTEVKEQQAEAQFGLTVGHHLGKPIPPNNQIRAGV; encoded by the exons ATGG GTAAGAACGTTTTGATTGTTTATGCTCACCAAAGCACTGGATCCTTCAATGCTGCTGCCAAGGATGCAGCAGTGGAACTACTAACTGCACAGGACTGCAATGTGGTTGTGTCTGACTTGTATGCTATGAAGTTTAAAGCTCCTACTACTCAGGATGACATCACTG GTCAGTTGAAGAGTTCTGAGCACTTCCGATATGGAGAAGAGACCATGCTAGCATGGCAGGAGAATCGACTTAGTGCTGATATTATTGAAGAGCATAAGAAAGTGACTGACTCTGATCTCATAATTTTCCAG TTCCCCATGTACTGGTTTTCTATGCCAGCCATCATGAAGGGATGGATTGATCGTGTTTTCACACAAGGTTTTGCCTTCACATCTGAGAAGCGGTATAGTCAAGGCATTTTCAAG GGCAAGCGAGCCATGCTGTCTTTCACCACTGGCTCCCATGAGTCCATGTTTAGCTCCAACGGCATCAATGGAGACATGAACGTCACACTGTGGCCCATACAG AATGGCATTCTCTACTACTGTGGCTTCAGCGTCCTTGCTCCACAGATCTTCTGGGCTCCACCACACATCCCGTCGGAGGCCCGCAGCACCATGCTGGAGAACTGGCGGCAGCGTCTCCAGGGCCTCATGACCGAGTCTCCACTAACCTTCGCCCCCTCTGACAGCTTTGACACCGGCAGCGGCTTCCAGCTGAAGACCGAGGTGAAGGAGCAGCAGGCTGAAGCTCAGTTTGGCCTAACCGTGGGCCACCATCTAGGCAAGCCGATCCCGCCCAACAATCAGATCAGAGCTGGTGTTTGA